Proteins co-encoded in one Taeniopygia guttata chromosome 4, bTaeGut7.mat, whole genome shotgun sequence genomic window:
- the NKX1-1 gene encoding NK1 transcription factor-related protein 1 — translation MDGRGEQRLSAGGELPLYCPANRDRQGDGQSNTPGQEGAVAALPVVHRTTSFSVLDILDPNKFNSKRRQCAGLYKSAGTDFALGAEDKPEDSGTELAEQKALAEDFDACKKSAELIKDGELYKTEECDLDYSSRPSRSPDSELPDDEELCSEESGSTSGSSGSSGPAAAGEPEPGPLRAEAAEAGVVPAPAPPPPPPPAPPVGAQPGPQAKPKRKRTGSDSKSGKPRRARTAFTYEQLVALENKFKSTRYLSVCERLNLALSLSLTETQVKIWFQNRRTKWKKQNPGADTSAPTGGGGGGGAGAGLGGAALPGGLSPLSHSPPMGTPLSMHGPGSYAGHPAGGLVCAAQLPFLPSPAVLSPFVLGSQTYGAPAFYTPHL, via the exons ATGGACGGCCGCGGGGAGCAGCGGCTCTCGGCCGGCGGAGAGCTGCCGCTCTACTGCCCCGCCAACCGGGACAGGCAAGGAGACGGCCAGAGCAACACCCCCGGACAAGAGGGGGCAGTGGCCGCGCTGCCCGTGGTGCACAGAACCACCTCCTTCTCCGTGCTCGACATCCTGGACCCTAACAAGTTCAACAGCAAGCGGCGGCAGTGCGCGGGCTTGTACAAATCGGCGGGGACCGACTTCGCGCTGGGGGCGGAGGATAAGCCCGAGGACTCAGGGACGGAGCTGGCCGAGCAAAAGGCTCTCGCCGAAGATTTCGACGCGTGTAAGAAGTCCGCAGAGCTGATCA AGGACGGGGAGCTCTACAAGACCGAGGAGTGCGACCTGGACTACAGCAGCCGGCCGAGCCGCAGCCCCGACAGCGAGCTGCCGGACGACGAGGAGCTGTGCAGCGAGGAGAGCGGCAGCaccagcggcagcagcggcagctccggccccgcggcggccgGAGAGCCCGAGCCGGGCCCGCTTCGAGCCGAGGCGGCCGAGGCGGGGGTGGTCCCGGCCCCGGCGCCCCCtccgccgcccccgccggcgCCTCCCGTCGGGGCGCAGCCCGGCCCGCAGGCCAAGCCCAAGAGGAAGCGGACGGGCTCGGACTCCAAGTCGGGCAAGCCCCGGCGGGCGCGGACAGCCTTCACCTACGAGCAGCTGGTGGCGCTGGAAAACAAGTTCAAATCCACGCGGTACCTGTCGGTGTGCGAGCGCCTCAACCTGGCGCTGTCCCTCAGCCTGACCGAGACGCAGGTGAAGATCTGGTTCCAGAACCGGCGCACCAAGTGGAAGAAGCAGAACCCGGGCGCCGACACCAGCGCGCCcacgggcggcggcggcggcggcggggcgggggccgggctggggggcgcggcgctgccgggggggctcagcccccTCAGCCACTCGCCGCCCATGGGCACCCCGCTCTCCATGCACGGCCCCGGCAGCTACGCCGGGCACCCGGCCGGAGGGCTGGTCTGCGCTGCCCAGCTGCCCTtcctgcccagccccgccgTCCTCTCGCCCTTCGTCCTGGGCTCCCAGACTTACGGCGCTCCGGCTTTCTACACCCCGCACCTATAA